The genomic segment ACAAACTGAGACACAGTCCACGTAGATTTGTGGAAATAACTATGAAGATAAACGTAGAGTATTCAAAGATTTGGAGTGTAGTAATTCACTAATAAATGCTCCATGTCCAAGCTGGTAACCAGGTCAGTCTAAGCAAGCAAGCAGTTAAAATCCTAAATGACTTAGGCTCTTTTCATCTCTCCTAGGCAGTGATGCGACTTCCCAACAAGAATTCACCTCTTGCCTAAAGGAGACGTTAAGTGGACTAGCCAAGAATGCCACTGACCTTCAGGTGAGGGGGAAGAGATAGGGAACCACAAGGGTCCCACTCACAGAGACTTCACCAGCAGAGTCTCAAAAGACAGACTCTCTTGGCTATCATCTCAAGTCTGTTCTTGCCTCACTATTTTGCTACAGGCATGTTTAAATAGTTCTTTCCCACCTGAAAAGTTGGTAAGTGTCCCAAGAAGGTGGTATACTTGCTCATTTCTCTTCTGTCCTTTCCAGAACTCTGGCATGTCAGAAGAGGAACTGACCAAGGCCATGGAAGGGCTGGGCATGGACGAAGGGGATGGGGAAGGGACCATCCTCCCCATCATGCAGAGTATCATGCAGAACCTACTGTCCAGGGATGTGCTGTACCCGTCACTGAAGGAAATCACAGAAAAGGTTTGTGAACTTCTGTTTATGCTTTTCCTCCTTATTCCTCATTGTATCAACTCCTATGGGCTACTTTGTCTATTTAGAGACTGTAAAGACAGTAACTCAAGTGTACAagttcatctgtttttttctcctttgtttgtttatttggaggGGGAGAGTTAGGGAGGAGTTGTGTCTCCAAGAGAGTAAAGCTACTTTACTGAGGATATTTAAGGTAGAAGGGGAAATCCTTCAGCTCTATTAATAGTTTTCTATAAACTAGTCTAAGACTCTGTTGTTGTCTGATCAACTCCTTCTTGCATTtccaatttcattcatttctccaaCAAGATGTCACTGATGGTTTACTGACTTTATGCTGTGAACAATTTTAAGAGTAGTTTAAATGATGGTCTCTGCCATCAAAGAGTTTATAGTGTTACTGGAGAGACTTCTAAAAGTTGTTAAACACAAAAGAAGGAATATGTGACTGAAACCATATGGGCCCTTAAAGCCTcaaatattgaccatctggctcGTCACAGAAAAAGTTTGTCATAAATGGTGACCATAAAGGCTAGCATAGCCAGGTGATCTGATTGAAGTCAGTGCTGCTTCTCATGCTAAACTTGCTTATTtagtttttcctcctcctctctttctggCCCCTTCGTGTTCTTCATATTTTATGACCCTTACTTACGCATTGTTCACTTAATTCTTCACCACCCATTCTCTGTTTACTTAGTATCCAGAATGGTTGCAGGCTCACCGAGACTCTCTACCTCCAGAGCAATTTGAAAAATATCAGGAACAACATAGTGTCATGGGCAAAATATGTGAGCAGTTTGAGGCAGAGACCCCCACAGACAGTGAGGCCACTCAGAAGGCTCGTTTTGAGGTGGTGCTGGATCTTATGCAGCAGGTAAGGCCTTTCActgtctgcctgctgctgctgtcagcttgagtgttcattgcaggcagatcctgaAAGGAGGCCACACAGCCGAACCAAAGTTGGGGAGGGCGCACAGGGGAGGCCACAAGGCACGGGCTTATCTCGTGTTCCTCCTTATTTTCCAGCTACAAGATTTGGGCCATCCTCCAAAAGAGCTTGCTGGGGAGATGGTGAGTATACCATCTTGTAGACTTTAATCTGAGCCCAAGTTTCCATTATTCTGTAACCTTTAGTGATTCCGCCTAAGGTAATAATAGTGGCTGCAGGGGATAGACCTTCAAAAGCTCTAACTTTTTGAAATGGGAGGAGTTATCTGAGTCCCTTCATCTCTTCTCCAGCCTCCTGGCCTCAACTTTGACCTGGATGCCCTTAATCTATCGGGCCCACCAGGTGCCAATGGCGAACAGTGTCTGATCATGTGAAACACAGCACACTTTCTTCCGTGATTCCCAGCCATGGGGGAACGTCTGGAGTCAGAAGAAGCACTGAGAACTGAGGCAGGAGTGTCGTCTACCAGAGTGGCTGCCCACTGCCATCTGTCATCCCACCCAAGATTGTGTCATACCAGCTGAGGCTTTTTCTCTTTGTAGGAATAAGGCCTGTTCTGCAGATCATTACTGTGAACCTTTCCATTGTGGTTTCTGCTGCTAGCAAAGGCCCAGCTACCTTCCAAGTGAAGGAAGGCAACTCTTTGGGGGCAGGCACCTTTTTCCCTCTCCCAAAGTCATGTTACACAGGGCCACACTGATGTTCACTTTTGTACCCGAGGTCTTCGTGCCTtgtctctcctccctctcttgGACCTGGGGATCAGGGACTGCGTCCTAAGACtctgtatttctgtatttctcttaAGCAGGGCCTTTGGGAATGAGTGCAAAGAAACTTAGCCTGGGCTGGGGCCGTAGGTCTGTCACCACACCCTCTTGCCTTCAGACTGTTGTGAATTCTCCAAAGTAAGTGGGGGCCTTTTGCATCTAATCACAGGTTGAAAGAGAAGCCCTGGAATTCTCTCTCCAGGTACAGAGTCCTCAGCTCCCTGTCCAGCCTGAGAACTCAAGCAGCTGCCCTGGTTCTTTCTATAATGCTATGTGATCTGGGTGAACTCAGCCCTTGACCTTCCTTTCCCCCCTACCTCTCCTCTCATCACTCTACTTTAAATACCTCTTTATTCCAACCCTTCTCTGAGCCCAAACTGTGAGGAAAAAGTCCTGTCCTGTTTCCCCTGTTCTAGTCCATCCACCACTCTCACCAGCCCTGCTGTCTCGCTGGCAAGCCTGTAATTATAGTGTGTCTAGGAAGTGAATGACTGCTCTTCCCCAGTTGCATACCGTTTTCTTTTACACACTTACACTTCTGATTTCTTTGACTGCTGCCCATTGATTCAGGGAGGTAGCTTGGGAAAAGGGAGGTGGGATGCTGCCTGCGCCCTTTTTCCTGACAAATAAATATTCTGAGTGAGGACGGTAGTCTGTATTTCATCCAACTCTTTTCCTAATCTTCCTCAGCTTCTCTACGCTGCCATGTGAGGTGTGTTAGCTTAACACTGCTGGGTTCTACCATCACGTCTCTTCCCAGCTCAGTCTGCACCTCAGTTGGTAGAGCAGACTGAATGACCACCATtcctcattttctctgtttttgaagCCTTTCAGTTGGTattgtattttaacattttacattattATGTTAATATTAGTAATGTATTGTTaacatgttttctaaattttttttgttggaGCTGACCTTGCCTTTCACTATGGGAGCCAGTGGATCTGTAGATCTTGGGTACCACATGTTGGTGGATATTCTGGTTCAGACCAGCTGGCTGTCCTGGTTCAGCACTCAGAAAATAACTACCAGAGCAAATTTGTACTTACCATTTGTGGCATTCTGATCACCTGACATGACACTTTCCCTTGGGTTAAGACTTTTCTCCCCTTAAGATCCCCTACACGTTCTGTGGTATTGGTgaggaaggaaatatttttaagaccTCAGGCTGTTTAGGAAGGTCCAGCTATTGTACCTCACAGTAGGGAAGAGCCCAGGCCTGAGTCTGAGACTCCTCGcctctgcaagagatgggaaagtACAAGCAGATCTGTGATGGTGGTCACAGGACATGAATGGCCAAAATTGTCTCCTTATAGCTCTAGCCAAAAACTGAACGAGGATGGGAAGGGGGGTGGGAAGGACAGAAGGGCCCTGCCCC from the Bos javanicus breed banteng chromosome 3, ARS-OSU_banteng_1.0, whole genome shotgun sequence genome contains:
- the PEX19 gene encoding peroxisomal biogenesis factor 19, with the protein product MAAAEGDGGVRAEADRELEELLESALDDFDKAKPSPAPPPTTTAPDASGPQKRSPGDTAKDALFASQEKFFQELFDSELASQATAEFEKAMKELAEEEPHLVEQFQKLSEAAGRVGSDATSQQEFTSCLKETLSGLAKNATDLQNSGMSEEELTKAMEGLGMDEGDGEGTILPIMQSIMQNLLSRDVLYPSLKEITEKYPEWLQAHRDSLPPEQFEKYQEQHSVMGKICEQFEAETPTDSEATQKARFEVVLDLMQQLQDLGHPPKELAGEMPPGLNFDLDALNLSGPPGANGEQCLIM